The proteins below come from a single Mycolicibacterium sp. TY81 genomic window:
- a CDS encoding thioesterase family protein: MKLRPFTDLTTVTAIDSGVFTANIDGRWTIGPKVHGGCMMALCAAAARQSVPDAADLAPIALSANYLNAPDPGEVRLSTTIRKRGRQVNLVEVELSQRGRVAVTCSVTLGQLDAKPPRHQVPLEVCSMTVEPPADAVPVTADHPLGHVVHVAQGCDMRLDAATPFLTGAEGEPVTRIWLRPFASDEADPDATLLFALMAGDITPPVTMNRGHFGWTPTVQLTTYLRRRPAPGWLRVMASSTVIGDTWFEEDHLIVDANGQVVVQSRQMAMLPLGS, from the coding sequence ATGAAGCTGCGTCCCTTCACCGATCTGACCACTGTCACCGCGATCGACTCCGGTGTGTTCACCGCCAACATCGACGGCAGGTGGACCATCGGCCCCAAGGTGCACGGGGGCTGCATGATGGCGCTGTGCGCCGCCGCCGCTCGCCAGAGTGTTCCCGACGCCGCCGACCTGGCCCCGATTGCGTTGAGCGCCAACTACCTCAACGCGCCCGATCCGGGCGAGGTCCGGCTCAGCACCACGATCCGCAAACGCGGCCGACAGGTGAACCTGGTCGAGGTCGAGCTGTCACAACGCGGCCGGGTCGCCGTCACGTGCTCGGTCACCCTGGGACAACTGGATGCGAAGCCGCCGCGCCATCAGGTGCCGCTGGAAGTCTGCTCCATGACGGTCGAGCCGCCGGCTGATGCGGTACCGGTGACCGCCGACCATCCGCTGGGGCACGTCGTCCACGTCGCGCAGGGCTGCGACATGCGTCTGGACGCGGCAACACCGTTCCTGACCGGCGCCGAAGGCGAGCCTGTCACCCGGATATGGTTGCGTCCCTTTGCCTCCGACGAAGCCGATCCAGATGCGACCTTGCTCTTCGCGCTGATGGCCGGTGACATCACACCGCCGGTCACGATGAACCGCGGACACTTCGGATGGACGCCGACGGTCCAGCTGACCACCTACCTGCGGCGCCGGCCCGCACCCGGATGGCTGCGAGTCATGGCCAGCTCCACCGTCATCGGCGACACCTGGTTCGAGGAGGACCACCTCATCGTCGATGCCAACGGCCAGGTGGTCGTACAGAGTCGCCAAATGGCGATGCTGCCGCTGGGGTCCTGA
- a CDS encoding RND family transporter, giving the protein MSGQHSSRGRYPRLIRILSVPIILIWLAATAATNLLVPKLEVVGANNAVSLSPQDAPSVIATKHIGTTFGEFDSDSVLMIIIESDQALGNTARQYYGDLVHQLQQDTAHIEHVQDFWGDRITSAGSESEDHKAAYVQVNLRGDQGSTEGVESVDAVRHIVDRSHPPAGVKAFVTGQAALVADTNEAGDKSMVKMTVVTLVVIALMLLVVYRSIATTFIALLVVLTEMSMARGLVAVLGNAQLISLSTFAVSVLTALAIAAGTDYWIFLVGRYHEARNAGEDRETAYYSTFSSVYHVILGSGLTIAGAMMCLLFTRLNYFNTLALPCATAMTVILVMALTFAPAVMVVSTHFGLLDPKRANKTRGWRRVGTAVVRWPGPILVAATAAALVGVLALPGYRTNYDNRFYVPKDVPSNIGYAAAEEHFTSARMNPDMLMVEADHDLRNSRDMLVLDRIAKNIFRVPGIARVQSITRPLGPPMEHGSVPFQISAQAVSMNENLQFLKARLGDVQTMTDHLTSMIGIMRHMHDLSVQLADATHAGDVAAQDMSATTAELRDQIADFDDFFRPLRNYFYWEPHCFDIPVCHAMRSVFDATDGFDRLADNTRALSDAMGKLDVVTPQIAAQLPPLISLSTDVRNLMQTMRSTFDGMVTQMERMTDTAAAMGQTFDDAKNDDMFYLPPEAFSSPDFQRGMELMLSPDGKAARFIVTHDVDPATLEGISHVDAELQAAKEAVKGTPLAGAKFYLGGTAATYKDIQQGAHYDLLIAALAAIILIFVVMLLITRALVASIVIVGTVVLSLAASFGLSVLIWQYFLGIELQWLVIAMSVIVLLAVGSDYNLLVVSRFKEEISAGLRTGLIRATGATGGVVTAAGLVFAFTMISMIASDLRSVGQIGTTIGLGLLFDTFVVRSLITPSIAALLGRWFWWPLKVRSRPARAAETTSTTPELEMA; this is encoded by the coding sequence ATGAGCGGCCAGCACAGCAGCCGGGGCCGCTATCCCCGGCTGATCCGCATCCTGTCGGTGCCGATCATCCTGATCTGGCTGGCAGCCACCGCGGCCACCAACCTGCTGGTGCCCAAACTCGAGGTCGTCGGCGCGAACAACGCCGTGTCGCTCTCCCCGCAGGACGCTCCATCGGTCATCGCGACCAAACACATCGGCACCACATTCGGCGAATTCGATTCCGACAGCGTGCTGATGATCATCATCGAGTCGGATCAGGCGCTCGGCAACACCGCACGGCAGTACTACGGCGACCTGGTGCACCAGCTCCAGCAGGACACCGCACACATCGAGCACGTGCAGGACTTCTGGGGCGACCGCATCACCTCGGCCGGATCCGAGAGCGAGGACCACAAGGCGGCCTACGTCCAGGTGAACCTGCGCGGTGACCAAGGGTCCACCGAGGGTGTCGAATCCGTGGATGCGGTGCGGCACATCGTCGACCGCAGCCATCCGCCGGCCGGGGTCAAGGCGTTCGTCACCGGCCAGGCCGCCCTGGTCGCCGACACCAACGAGGCCGGCGACAAGAGCATGGTCAAGATGACGGTCGTGACGCTCGTCGTCATCGCGTTGATGCTGCTGGTCGTATACCGCTCCATCGCAACGACATTCATCGCGCTCCTGGTCGTACTGACCGAGATGAGCATGGCCCGCGGGCTGGTCGCCGTCCTCGGTAATGCCCAGTTGATCAGTCTGTCGACCTTCGCCGTCAGCGTGCTGACCGCGCTCGCGATCGCCGCCGGCACCGACTACTGGATATTCCTGGTCGGCCGCTATCACGAGGCCCGCAATGCCGGCGAGGACCGGGAAACCGCCTATTACTCAACGTTTTCCAGCGTCTACCACGTGATCCTCGGCTCCGGCCTGACCATCGCCGGCGCCATGATGTGCCTGCTGTTCACCCGGCTGAACTACTTCAACACCCTCGCGCTGCCGTGTGCGACCGCGATGACCGTCATCCTGGTCATGGCGCTGACCTTCGCACCCGCCGTGATGGTGGTCAGCACCCACTTCGGGCTGCTGGACCCCAAGCGTGCCAACAAGACCCGCGGCTGGCGCCGGGTCGGCACCGCCGTGGTCCGGTGGCCCGGGCCCATCCTGGTCGCGGCCACCGCCGCCGCGCTGGTCGGCGTGCTGGCATTGCCCGGATACCGCACCAACTACGACAACCGCTTCTACGTACCGAAAGACGTGCCGTCCAACATCGGCTATGCCGCGGCCGAAGAGCATTTCACCTCCGCGCGGATGAACCCCGACATGTTGATGGTCGAGGCCGATCACGACCTGCGGAACTCCCGGGACATGCTGGTGCTGGACCGGATCGCGAAGAACATCTTCCGGGTTCCGGGTATCGCCCGGGTGCAGAGCATCACGCGCCCGCTCGGCCCACCGATGGAACACGGCTCGGTGCCGTTCCAGATCAGCGCGCAGGCCGTCTCGATGAACGAGAACCTGCAGTTCCTGAAGGCCCGCCTCGGCGACGTGCAGACCATGACCGACCACCTCACCTCGATGATCGGCATCATGCGGCACATGCACGACCTCAGCGTGCAGCTGGCCGATGCCACGCATGCCGGAGATGTTGCCGCGCAGGACATGTCGGCGACCACCGCCGAGTTGCGGGACCAGATCGCCGATTTCGACGACTTCTTCCGGCCGCTGCGGAACTACTTCTACTGGGAGCCGCACTGCTTCGACATTCCGGTCTGTCACGCGATGCGCTCGGTGTTCGACGCCACCGACGGCTTCGACCGGCTGGCCGACAACACCAGGGCACTGTCGGACGCCATGGGCAAGCTCGACGTGGTGACGCCGCAGATCGCCGCCCAGCTGCCACCCCTGATCAGCCTGTCCACGGACGTCCGCAACCTGATGCAGACCATGCGCAGCACTTTCGACGGCATGGTCACCCAGATGGAACGCATGACCGACACCGCTGCGGCCATGGGTCAGACGTTCGACGACGCGAAGAACGACGACATGTTCTACCTGCCGCCAGAAGCGTTCAGCAGCCCCGACTTTCAGCGCGGCATGGAACTGATGCTCTCCCCCGACGGCAAGGCGGCCCGCTTCATCGTCACTCATGACGTTGATCCCGCAACCCTGGAGGGCATTTCGCACGTCGATGCCGAACTGCAGGCCGCCAAGGAGGCCGTCAAGGGCACGCCGCTGGCCGGCGCGAAGTTCTATCTGGGCGGTACCGCCGCGACCTACAAGGACATCCAGCAGGGCGCGCACTACGACCTGCTGATCGCCGCCCTCGCCGCCATCATCCTGATCTTCGTGGTGATGCTGCTGATCACCCGGGCCCTGGTCGCGTCGATCGTCATCGTCGGCACCGTGGTGCTGTCGCTGGCCGCGTCGTTCGGTCTGTCGGTGCTGATCTGGCAGTACTTCCTGGGCATCGAGTTGCAGTGGCTGGTGATCGCCATGTCGGTCATCGTCCTGCTGGCCGTCGGCTCCGACTACAACCTGCTGGTGGTGTCCCGCTTCAAGGAGGAGATCAGCGCCGGCCTGCGCACCGGACTGATCCGTGCCACCGGCGCCACCGGTGGCGTCGTCACCGCCGCCGGCCTGGTGTTCGCGTTCACCATGATCTCGATGATCGCGAGCGATCTGCGGTCGGTCGGCCAGATCGGCACCACGATCGGACTCGGCCTGCTGTTCGACACCTTCGTGGTGCGCTCCCTGATCACCCCGTCGATCGCGGCACTGCTCGGACGCTGGTTCTGGTGGCCACTGAAGGTCCGGAGCCGTCCCGCCCGTGCCGCTGAAACCACCAGCACAACACCGGAATTGGAGATGGCATGA
- a CDS encoding MmpS family transport accessory protein, which translates to MNWLLKTARRGWVLLTVVGVVTVGGFVIDRFHGVFGSQHSAETRTDNIVSTIPKYVTYEVDGPSDTSGMISYVDERAQPQRERFTSLPWSKTLTTTVPSVFANLVAQGDSSRLTCRITVNGELRDHQSSDGASATTFCLVKAA; encoded by the coding sequence ATGAACTGGTTGCTCAAGACCGCGCGGCGCGGCTGGGTGCTGCTGACGGTTGTCGGGGTCGTCACGGTCGGCGGTTTCGTCATCGACCGCTTCCACGGCGTGTTCGGCAGCCAGCATTCCGCCGAAACCCGCACGGACAACATCGTTTCGACCATCCCGAAGTACGTGACGTACGAAGTGGACGGACCCTCCGACACCAGCGGGATGATCAGCTACGTCGACGAGCGGGCCCAGCCGCAACGCGAGCGCTTCACCTCACTGCCCTGGTCGAAAACCCTGACCACCACGGTGCCGAGCGTGTTCGCCAACCTCGTCGCACAGGGCGACAGCAGCCGACTGACCTGCCGCATCACGGTCAATGGCGAGCTGCGTGACCATCAGTCATCCGACGGCGCTTCGGCGACCACGTTCTGCCTGGTGAAGGCAGCATGA
- a CDS encoding TetR/AcrR family transcriptional regulator: protein MAGSTRQRNVRGQGALLRDEILAAAIRVVDSSESTNEVSLRSIAREAGISNMSVYAHFDSREDVLAAVAELSWDQVNQDIAEQVQSGKTRRERLLLGCRAYVAFAQRFPLRYVLMVKVDEITPSARQALEVVTRGLLAAGGMDPDSEPGPDAKRVAAALSVALHGVAMLHRTDTPHLWMSDFSTCEIIQTMVDAAILQLEQAAAAPRP from the coding sequence ATGGCGGGCTCGACACGGCAGCGGAATGTGCGAGGGCAGGGCGCGCTGCTGCGCGACGAAATCCTGGCCGCCGCGATCCGGGTCGTCGACTCATCGGAGTCCACGAACGAGGTGTCGTTGCGGAGCATCGCGCGTGAAGCCGGCATCTCGAACATGTCGGTGTACGCCCATTTCGACAGTCGCGAGGACGTGCTGGCCGCAGTGGCGGAGCTGAGCTGGGATCAGGTGAACCAGGACATCGCCGAGCAGGTGCAGAGCGGCAAGACGCGGCGAGAGCGCCTACTGCTCGGCTGCCGTGCGTATGTCGCGTTCGCCCAACGCTTTCCGTTGCGATACGTCCTGATGGTCAAGGTCGACGAGATCACCCCGTCGGCGCGCCAGGCGCTCGAGGTCGTGACGCGCGGCCTGTTGGCCGCCGGCGGCATGGACCCAGACTCCGAGCCGGGGCCCGACGCGAAGCGGGTGGCCGCGGCGCTGTCGGTCGCGCTGCACGGCGTTGCGATGCTGCACCGCACCGACACGCCGCATCTGTGGATGAGCGATTTCAGCACCTGCGAAATCATCCAGACCATGGTCGACGCGGCCATCCTGCAGCTCGAGCAGGCGGCCGCGGCGCCGCGGCCGTAG
- the zwf gene encoding glucose-6-phosphate dehydrogenase, producing the protein MANTKPQTISYPAPGSRPNRHDDVAVDPHVIVLFGATGDLAKRKLLPGLAYLDQSELAPDIQIVGTSLEDLTIDEFRALAKAAIDEFGSHHLTDEQWERFAATLTYVPQSAGPSGLAAAVAAAEKKLGPNVRRLHYLSVPPKAARAVIATLDEAGLVERSRVVMEKPFGTDLASAVELNNFVHETFDEAQIFRIDHFLGKEAAQNILAFRFANGLFEPIWNRNFIDHIQIDIPEMLGLDARANFYESTGAYKDMVVTHLFQVMAFVVMEPPTALEPRAISEEKNKVFRSMLPVKVSDVVRGQFTGYRELEGVARDSDTETFIALKVGIDNWRWAGVPIYLRTGKKMAEGMRIISIAFKEAPRTMFPSGSGVGSQGPDHLTFDLADNSKVSLSFYGKRPGPGMKLEKLSMQFSATEADGADQVLEAYERLILDAMRGDHTLFTTAEGIESLWANSAALLADPPPVKNYQPGTWGPNAIHQLIAPNAWRLPFERGWREAKKK; encoded by the coding sequence GTGGCGAACACCAAACCGCAGACCATCTCGTACCCGGCGCCCGGCTCGCGGCCGAACCGCCACGACGATGTCGCCGTCGATCCACACGTGATCGTGCTGTTCGGCGCGACCGGCGACCTCGCCAAACGCAAACTGCTGCCAGGTCTGGCCTATCTGGACCAGTCCGAACTGGCACCCGACATCCAGATCGTCGGCACCTCGTTGGAGGACCTGACGATCGACGAGTTCCGCGCGCTGGCCAAGGCCGCGATCGACGAATTCGGCAGCCACCACCTGACCGACGAACAGTGGGAACGGTTCGCCGCGACGCTCACCTACGTCCCGCAGAGCGCCGGGCCGTCTGGTCTGGCGGCTGCGGTGGCCGCCGCGGAGAAGAAACTGGGCCCGAATGTGCGCCGCCTGCACTATCTTTCGGTACCACCCAAAGCTGCGCGCGCCGTCATCGCGACCCTGGACGAGGCCGGCCTGGTCGAGCGCTCCCGCGTCGTCATGGAGAAGCCGTTCGGGACCGACCTGGCCAGCGCCGTCGAACTCAACAACTTCGTTCACGAAACGTTCGACGAGGCACAGATTTTCCGGATCGACCACTTTCTGGGCAAGGAAGCCGCGCAGAACATCCTGGCGTTCCGGTTCGCCAACGGCCTGTTCGAGCCGATCTGGAATCGCAACTTCATCGACCACATCCAGATCGACATTCCCGAGATGCTCGGGCTGGATGCCCGCGCCAACTTCTACGAGAGCACCGGCGCCTACAAGGACATGGTGGTCACCCACCTGTTCCAGGTGATGGCGTTCGTGGTGATGGAGCCGCCGACGGCGCTGGAACCGCGCGCCATCAGCGAGGAGAAGAACAAGGTCTTCCGGTCCATGCTGCCGGTGAAGGTGTCCGACGTCGTCCGTGGGCAGTTCACCGGCTACCGCGAACTCGAGGGCGTGGCAAGGGATTCCGATACGGAGACATTCATCGCCTTGAAGGTCGGCATCGACAACTGGCGCTGGGCCGGCGTGCCGATCTACCTACGCACCGGCAAGAAGATGGCCGAGGGCATGCGCATCATCTCGATCGCCTTCAAGGAGGCGCCGCGCACCATGTTCCCGTCGGGTTCGGGCGTCGGTTCCCAGGGACCCGACCACCTGACCTTCGACCTGGCCGACAACTCGAAGGTGTCACTGTCGTTCTACGGCAAGCGGCCCGGGCCGGGCATGAAGCTCGAGAAGCTTTCGATGCAGTTCTCGGCCACCGAGGCCGACGGCGCCGACCAGGTACTGGAGGCCTACGAGCGGTTGATCCTCGACGCCATGCGCGGCGACCACACACTGTTCACCACTGCCGAGGGCATCGAGTCCCTGTGGGCGAATTCGGCTGCGCTGCTGGCGGATCCGCCGCCGGTCAAGAACTACCAGCCCGGTACCTGGGGCCCCAACGCCATCCACCAACTGATCGCGCCCAACGCCTGGCGGCTGCCGTTCGAACGGGGTTGGCGCGAGGCCAAGAAGAAGTAG
- a CDS encoding peptidylprolyl isomerase: MPTNEQRRETAKRKLERQLERRAEKARKQRIITIAASVVAVLAVIGGAVFGVIYLNKDSDSSSATASASTESSTAPAQNPPADGKLPPFVAPAGLGENCQYPASSEQASKKVNPPRTGKIPTTPPTVTASMSTNQGNLGLTLDNAKAPCTVNSFASLAQQGYFNDTPCHRLTKGGLDVLQCGDPTGSGMGGPGYQFANEYPTNQYQPDSPALSQPVVYPRGTLAMANAGPNTNGSQFFLVYQDSQLPPGYTAFGTVDATGLATLDKIAQNGIEGGGGDGKPAQPVTVKYIQLD, from the coding sequence GTGCCGACGAATGAACAACGGCGGGAGACCGCCAAGCGCAAGCTGGAACGGCAGTTGGAGCGCCGGGCCGAGAAGGCCCGCAAGCAGCGCATCATCACCATCGCCGCGTCGGTGGTCGCGGTGCTCGCGGTGATCGGCGGCGCCGTCTTTGGTGTCATCTACCTCAACAAGGACTCCGACTCCTCGTCGGCGACGGCCTCGGCATCGACCGAGAGCTCGACCGCCCCGGCGCAGAACCCGCCCGCCGACGGCAAGCTGCCGCCGTTCGTGGCGCCCGCCGGCCTCGGTGAGAACTGCCAGTACCCGGCGTCGTCGGAGCAGGCCAGCAAGAAGGTCAACCCGCCGCGCACCGGCAAGATCCCGACCACCCCGCCGACGGTGACGGCCAGCATGAGCACCAATCAGGGCAACCTGGGCCTGACGCTGGACAACGCCAAGGCGCCGTGCACCGTCAACAGCTTCGCCAGCCTGGCGCAGCAGGGCTACTTCAACGACACCCCCTGCCACCGGCTCACCAAGGGCGGCCTGGACGTCCTGCAGTGCGGTGACCCGACGGGCTCCGGCATGGGCGGCCCCGGCTACCAGTTCGCCAACGAGTACCCGACGAACCAGTACCAGCCCGACAGCCCCGCGCTGAGCCAGCCGGTCGTCTACCCGCGCGGCACGCTCGCGATGGCCAACGCCGGCCCGAACACCAACGGCAGCCAGTTCTTCCTGGTCTACCAGGATTCGCAGCTGCCTCCGGGCTACACCGCGTTCGGCACCGTCGACGCGACCGGCCTGGCCACCCTGGACAAGATCGCCCAGAACGGCATCGAGGGCGGCGGCGGCGACGGCAAGCCCGCGCAGCCGGTCACGGTGAAGTACATCCAGCTCGACTGA
- a CDS encoding thioredoxin domain-containing protein, which produces MTQPGPWGPPPPDQPQYYGAPQYVPGFPPPKKSRTGWVMFAVIAVIALIAAGVAAVIVLRHKNVPVGGAAETSSADSGPTPLRSIRLAAPNVVTKPGSSEPKATLTVYEDFLCPFCGRFEQVYGPTIGKLITDGRVAVDYTMVSILGRGDLTSYSVRAGAAAYCVADADTAAFQRFHAALFAHQPDESAQTFPADDELVEQAKKTGAPDSVADCITGGKYRDMVNSAVKSSGISSTPTVLLNGTDIGDAVLLHPDPQALLDQLKNVSG; this is translated from the coding sequence ATGACGCAGCCAGGACCGTGGGGACCCCCGCCGCCCGACCAGCCCCAGTACTACGGTGCGCCGCAATACGTTCCGGGCTTTCCGCCACCGAAGAAGTCCCGCACCGGCTGGGTGATGTTCGCCGTGATCGCCGTCATCGCGCTGATCGCGGCCGGCGTCGCCGCCGTCATCGTGCTTCGGCACAAGAACGTGCCCGTCGGGGGGGCCGCCGAGACATCGTCCGCTGACTCCGGTCCGACGCCGCTGCGCTCGATCCGCCTCGCGGCGCCCAACGTCGTCACCAAGCCGGGCAGCTCCGAGCCGAAGGCCACGCTCACGGTCTACGAGGACTTCCTGTGCCCGTTCTGCGGCCGGTTCGAGCAGGTCTACGGCCCGACCATCGGCAAGCTGATCACCGACGGCCGCGTCGCCGTGGACTACACCATGGTTTCGATCCTGGGCCGTGGCGACCTGACGTCGTACTCGGTACGGGCCGGCGCGGCGGCGTACTGCGTGGCCGACGCCGACACCGCGGCGTTCCAGCGATTCCATGCCGCGCTGTTCGCGCATCAACCCGACGAGTCGGCGCAGACGTTCCCGGCCGACGACGAGCTGGTCGAACAGGCGAAGAAGACCGGCGCCCCGGATTCGGTCGCCGATTGCATCACCGGCGGCAAGTACCGCGACATGGTCAACAGCGCGGTGAAGAGCTCGGGCATCAGCTCGACGCCGACGGTCCTGCTCAACGGCACCGATATCGGGGACGCCGTGCTGCTGCATCCCGATCCGCAGGCGCTGCTGGACCAGCTCAAGAACGTCTCAGGGTGA
- a CDS encoding MBL fold metallo-hydrolase has product MLLTGFPAGMLQCNCYILAARAGSDAIIVDPGQRAMGRIREILDENRLTPSAVLLTHGHVDHIWSAQKVADTYGCPVYIHPEDRFMLTDPIKGFGPRLAQLAFGVLFSEPKQVVELDRDGDKLYLGGITVTVDHTPGHTRGSVVFRVTDGPAELAFTGDTLFKQSVGRTDLPGGSGRDLLNSIVTKLLVLDDDTVVLPGHGPQTTIGAERRTNPFLEGLSS; this is encoded by the coding sequence GTGTTGTTGACGGGGTTTCCGGCCGGGATGTTGCAGTGCAACTGCTACATCCTCGCGGCGCGCGCCGGGTCGGACGCCATCATCGTCGACCCGGGCCAGCGGGCCATGGGCCGCATCCGCGAAATCCTGGATGAGAACCGGCTCACCCCGTCGGCGGTGCTGCTCACCCACGGCCACGTCGACCACATCTGGTCGGCGCAGAAGGTGGCGGACACCTACGGCTGCCCGGTGTACATCCACCCCGAGGACCGGTTCATGCTGACCGATCCCATCAAGGGGTTCGGTCCGCGGTTGGCGCAGCTGGCGTTCGGGGTGCTCTTCTCCGAGCCCAAGCAGGTCGTCGAACTCGACCGCGACGGTGACAAGCTCTACCTGGGCGGCATCACCGTGACGGTGGACCACACGCCGGGGCACACCCGGGGCTCGGTGGTGTTCCGCGTGACCGACGGTCCCGCCGAACTGGCATTCACCGGCGACACCTTGTTCAAGCAGTCGGTGGGCCGCACCGATCTCCCGGGCGGCAGCGGCCGGGACCTGCTGAACTCGATCGTGACAAAACTGTTGGTGCTCGACGACGACACCGTGGTACTACCTGGGCACGGCCCACAGACCACGATCGGCGCCGAACGCCGTACCAACCCATTCCTCGAAGGCTTATCAAGTTGA
- the hisS gene encoding histidine--tRNA ligase, with protein sequence MSDFQAPKGVPDYLPPDSAEFVAVRDGLLNVARLAGYGHIELPVFEDTALFARGVGESTDVVSKEMYTFADRGDRSVTLRPEGTAGVMRAVIEHGLDRGALPAKLRYSGPFFRYERPQAGRYRQLQQVGVEAIGIDDPALDAEVIAVADAGFRSLGLDGFRLEITSLGDDTCRPQYRKLLQDFLFKLDLDEDTRRRAEINPLRVLDDKRPHVKEMTADAPVMLDHLSEAAKEHFDTVLAHLDALGVPYVINPRMVRGLDYYTKTTFEFVHDGLGAQSGIGGGGRYDGLMKQLGGQDLSGIGFGLGVDRTVLALKAEGKTVASPAAVDVYAVPLGAPAKLELAKIVAALRGSGVRTDMCYGDRGLKGAMKAADRSGAKVALVAGDRDIEAGTVGVKNLSNGEQVDVPIADVAARVAALLP encoded by the coding sequence TTGAGCGATTTTCAGGCGCCCAAGGGCGTCCCGGATTACCTGCCCCCGGACTCGGCGGAATTTGTCGCGGTACGTGACGGACTGCTGAACGTCGCGCGGTTGGCCGGGTACGGCCACATCGAGCTGCCGGTCTTCGAGGACACCGCGCTGTTCGCCCGCGGTGTGGGCGAGTCCACCGACGTGGTGTCGAAGGAGATGTACACCTTCGCCGACCGCGGCGACCGCTCCGTCACGCTGCGGCCCGAAGGCACCGCCGGCGTCATGCGGGCCGTCATCGAACACGGACTGGACCGCGGAGCGCTGCCGGCCAAGCTGCGGTACTCCGGACCGTTCTTCCGGTACGAGCGGCCGCAGGCCGGCCGGTACCGCCAGCTGCAGCAGGTGGGAGTCGAGGCCATCGGCATCGACGACCCGGCGCTCGACGCCGAGGTGATCGCCGTGGCCGACGCCGGCTTCCGCTCGCTGGGCCTCGACGGCTTCCGCTTGGAGATCACGTCGCTGGGCGACGACACCTGCCGCCCGCAGTACCGGAAGCTGTTGCAGGACTTCCTGTTCAAGCTCGACCTCGACGAGGACACGCGGCGCCGCGCGGAGATCAATCCGCTGCGGGTGCTCGACGACAAGCGGCCGCACGTCAAGGAGATGACGGCCGACGCCCCGGTGATGCTCGATCACCTGTCGGAGGCCGCCAAGGAGCACTTCGACACCGTGCTGGCGCACCTGGACGCTCTCGGCGTGCCGTACGTCATCAACCCGCGCATGGTCCGCGGCCTGGACTACTACACCAAGACCACGTTCGAGTTCGTGCACGACGGCCTCGGCGCGCAGTCCGGCATCGGTGGCGGTGGCCGCTACGACGGCCTCATGAAGCAGCTGGGCGGGCAGGACCTGTCCGGCATCGGCTTCGGCCTCGGTGTGGACCGCACGGTGCTGGCGCTCAAGGCCGAGGGCAAGACGGTGGCGTCTCCGGCGGCTGTCGATGTGTACGCCGTGCCGCTGGGTGCGCCGGCCAAGCTGGAATTGGCGAAGATCGTTGCGGCCCTGCGTGGTTCGGGTGTGCGTACCGACATGTGTTACGGCGACCGCGGCCTCAAGGGTGCGATGAAGGCCGCCGACCGCTCCGGCGCCAAGGTGGCCCTGGTCGCGGGTGACCGCGACATCGAGGCCGGCACCGTGGGCGTCAAGAACCTGTCGAACGGTGAGCAGGTCGATGTGCCCATCGCCGACGTCGCCGCCCGAGTGGCCGCGCTACTTCCTTAG
- a CDS encoding cytochrome b: MTGRFPIRTRVLHWLTAVAVFAALLIGFTMTNQIGSHAALVAVHMTLGISILVIVIVRAANRFTHKPPKWPDTVGPLEGKLIAGSELAMYAMLLAQPLVGWAMVSASGTPVRAFGLTLPGLVPFDADLYGILRQAHSVVAYLLVAAIAAHVSAILLHTLTLRDGMLRRMTH, translated from the coding sequence ATGACCGGCCGCTTCCCCATCCGGACCCGCGTGCTGCACTGGCTGACCGCGGTGGCGGTCTTCGCCGCACTGCTGATCGGTTTCACGATGACCAACCAGATCGGCTCCCACGCAGCGCTGGTCGCCGTCCACATGACACTGGGCATCAGCATCCTGGTCATCGTGATCGTCCGGGCGGCAAACAGATTCACCCACAAGCCGCCGAAGTGGCCCGACACGGTGGGACCGCTGGAAGGCAAGCTGATCGCCGGGTCCGAACTGGCCATGTACGCCATGCTGCTGGCGCAGCCACTGGTCGGCTGGGCCATGGTGTCGGCGTCGGGCACCCCGGTGCGGGCCTTCGGACTGACGCTACCCGGCCTCGTCCCGTTCGATGCCGACCTGTACGGCATTCTGCGGCAGGCACATTCGGTGGTGGCCTACCTGCTGGTGGCCGCCATCGCCGCGCACGTCAGCGCCATCCTGCTCCACACCCTGACCCTGCGCGACGGCATGCTCCGCCGCATGACCCACTGA